The DNA sequence ATTGCCATGGCGAAATCGCGCGTGCCGTCGGCCGTCTCTGCCCAATTGGCGGTGTAGACACCCGGTGCACCGTCCAGTGCGTCGATGACAAGACCGGAATCGTCGGACAGGGCCGGCAGGCCGGATGCCTTGGCGGAGGCAAGCGCCTTGATGGCGGCATTGTCCTCAAAGGTCGTGCCCGTCTCATCCGGCTCTGCGAAATTCAGCTCGGCGGCCGATTTGGCGGAAAAGCCGAAAGGTCCGATCAGATCGGCGATTTCGGCGATCTTGCCCTTGTTGTGGCTGGCGACGACGATCGTTCTGGTATCGAGCTTGCGCATCATGGTTTCCTGTCGGCTCAGGCGATTGCCTGCTTCTGAAGGGCGACCAGCTCGCTGCAGCCTGCCTTGGCAAGGCCAAGCAGCGTCAGGAATTCTTCTTCGGAGAAGGGCGCGCCTTCCGCCGTTCCCTGAACTTCAACGATACCGCCGGAGCCGGTGATGACAAAATTCGCGTCGGTCTCGGCGGAAGAGTCTTCCAGATAGTCGAGATCGATCACCGGCTGCTTGGCGAAGATGCCGCAGGAGATCGCGGCGATATGGTCTTTCAGAACCTTCTCGACCTTGATCATGTTGCGGGTTTCGATCCACTTCAGGCAATCATGCAGGGCAATCCATGCGCCGGTGATGGAGGCGGTGCGTGTGCCGCCGTCCGCCTGGATGACGTCGCAGTCGATGCTGATCTGGCGCTCCCCGAGCGCCTGCAGATCAACGACGGCGCGGAGCGAGCGGCCGATTAGGCGCTGGATTTCCTGCGTGCGCCCACCCTGCTTGCCAGCGGCGGCTTCGCGCTTCATGCGCTCATGGGTAGAGCGCGGCAGCATGCCGTATTCGGCGGTGACCCAGCCCTTGCCACTGTTGCGCAGCCACGGCGGCGTCTTTTCTTCAAGGCTTGCGGTGACGAGCACATGCGTGTCGCCGAATTTGACCAGACAGGAGCCTTCGGCGTGCTTCGAGAAATTGCGCTCGAAGGAAACCTTGCGCATCTGATCGGTTTTTCTGCCTGAAGGCCGCATATGATCCACTCTCCATGTTGGTTCCTGCCTTCTAAGGTGCGCTCCGGGCTTTTGCAAAGCCAATTTCCATTTTGCCGCAGCGGCGCGACGCATTATATTGGCCCAGAGTAGATTTGGGTGACAAAGAACGGACGAGATGGGTTTTTCAGCACCGCTTTCAAAAGATCAGGCATTGCTGCTGGATGAACGGTCGCGGGAAATTTTCCGGCGCATCGTCGAAGGCTATCTCGACACTGGCGAACCCCTGGGATCGCGCAGCCTGTCGCGGTTGCTGCCGATGTCGCTTTCGCCGGCTTCCGTGCGTAACGTCATGAGCGATCTCGAGGAACTGGGCCTCATCTATTCGCCACATATCAGCGCCGGGCGCCTGCCCACCCAGACGGGGCTGCGTTTCTTTGTCGACGCCTTCATGCAGGTGGGCGATCTGCCTGCCGACGAGCGGGCGAATATCGACCGGCAGATCGGCCCGGTCGCCGGCCACGAACAATCGCTGGAAGGGCTGCTGACGGAAGCGAGCCGCATGCTGTCGGGCATGTCGCGCGGCGCCGGCCTCGTGCTGACGGCCAAGAACGATGTCATCCTCAAACATGTCGAGTTCATTCGGCTGGAACCCACCAAGGCGCTTGCGGTGCTGGTGGGCGACCACAATCAGGTCGAAAACCGCATCATCGAATTGCCGGCTGGTATTTCCTCGTCGCAATTGACTGAGGCGGCCAATTTCATCAATGCCCATCTCTCCGGCCAGACGTTGCAGGAATTGCGTGGCCAGTTTCAGACGCAGCGGGCGGAGCTGCAATCGGAACTCGGCACGCTGGCGCAGGATCTCATCGAACGCGGCCTTGCCGTCTGGGCGGGTGACAATGAGGAGGGCAAGCTCGGCCGCCTCATCGTTCGCGGACGTTCCAACCTGCTCGAAGGGCTGGCCGGCGAAGAAGACATTGATCGTGTACGCCTGCTGTTCGATGATCTGGAGCGCAAGGAAAATCTCATCGAAATCCTCAACCTTGCGGAAAGCGGCTCGGGTGTGAGGATTTTCATTGGCTCGGAAAACAAGCTCTTTTCGCTGTCCGGTTCATCGCTCATCGTTGCGCCCTATCGCGATGATGACAACCGTGTCGTGGGTGCGGTCGGTGTGATCGGGCCAACGCGGCTGAATTACGCCCGTATCGTTCCCATGGTCGATTATACCGCCCAGATCATGGCCCGCCTTTCCCGGAAGCAAAGATAGGACAAGCCCGCAAGGTCAGAGAATGCGGCAAGCTTTTCGCCGCAAGCCTTGATTTTTGCCCGCCAAAGCTCGATATCGGGCGCAACCAACAATATTCAAATTTGGAGAACGTCATGACCGACGATACAAAAAAGCCCGGACCTGACGCGGACATCGCCGAAGAGTTTCTCGATCCCGCGCTCGCCGGCGAAGAGCCGACTGATGCCGCCGAACCCGATCCGGTCGAGCTGCTGAAGGCTGAAAATGCCGATCTGCGCGACAAGTTTCTGCGCCTCGCAGCCGAAATGGACAATCTTCGCCGCCGCACCGAGCGCGACGTCAAGGACGCCAAGGCCTATTCGCTGGCCGGCTTTGCGCGCGACATGCTCGCCGTTTCCGACAATCTTCGCCGCGCGCTCGAGGCTATTCCCGATGAGCTCAAGACCAATGGCGAAGCCGGTCTCAATGGCCTGATCGAAGGCGTCGAGATGACCGAACGTTCGATGTTGTCGACGCTCGAGCGCCATGGCGTCAAGAAGATCGACGCCGAGGGCCAGAAGTTCGATCCGAACTTCCACCAGGCCATGTTCGAAATTCCCAACCCGGCGGTTCCGAACAACACTGTGCTTCAGGTTATTCAAGCCGGTTTCACCATCGGCGACCGCGTCCTGCGCCCCGCCATGGTCGGCGTCGCCAAGGGTGGCCCGAAGGCGGAAACCGCCGCATCGGCAGAGCCCGGCACGGCCTCTCTCAATGAAAAGGATGCCTGAGGCATTCCTTCCCGCAATAAAAAACGCGCCCTTGAGGCGCGTTTTTTATTGTCATGAAAACCTGAGATCAGTGGCGACGGATCATGCCGCCGTCGCCTGTTCCTGATTGAGGAAAGCATAGATTGCCGTGTCGGAATCGGTGGCGCGCAGCTTAGCCACCAGTTCAGGGTCGCGCAGGGCGCGCGCAATTCGAGACAGTGCCTTCAGGTGATCCGCACCGGCGCCCTCAGGCGCAAGCAAAAGGAAAACCAGATCGACCGGCTGGTCGTCCAGCGCTTCGAAATCGACCGGTGTTTCAAGACGCGCGAAGACGCCCGTGATCTGATGAATGCTGGCGAGCTTGCCATGCGGAATGGCGATGCCATGGCCGACGCCAGTGGAGCCGAGCTTTTCACGCTGGAGGATGACGTCGAAAACTTCCCGTTCCGAGACTCCGGTAATTCTGGCTGCCTTTGCGGCCAGCTCCTGAAGCAATTGCTTTTTGGAATTCACCTTGAGGGCGGGAATAATCGCATCTTGTTGCAGCAAATCTGCCAACGCCATTCTCTTTTTCCTTCATGCCATCGAGACGATGCAGGAGGCAGAGACGCTTTCGCGTTCTGCCTCCCACGTCTTGTCAGACTGTTCAGCTCTTGATCGTTTCCGCGTCGATCCAGCCAATATTGCCGTCATGACGTCGGTAGACGATGTTGAGATATTCCTTGCCCGGGCTGCGGAATAGCAGAACCGGTTCGTCCGTCATGTCGAGCGCCATCACGGCGCTGGCAACGGACATTGTCTTTATCTGTTTCGAACTCTCCGCGACGATGGTGGGTGCGTAATCCTCGGGAACCTCATGGTCCTCATCGGGAACAGCATCCATCACCGTATAGGCGATTTCCTGCGACACGCCATTCGAACCGTTGTGATGGTCCTTCAGCTTGCGCTTATAGCGACGCAGGCGCTTCTCGATCCGCTCTGCGGCGGCATCGAAGCTTGCCTGCGGATCATTTGCCTGACCCGCCGCATGCAATACAACGCCCGTATCGAGATGCAGCTTGCAGTCGGCGGCAAAACGCGATCCCGACTTCTCCACGGTTACCTGGCCTGAATACCCCCCATCGAAGTATTTGGTAACTGCCAGACCTATATTGTCCTCAATCCGCTGACGGAAAGATTCACCGATCTCCATATGTTTACCAGATACACGCACACTCATGGAAATTTTCCTTTTTGTAGTGATTTGCGAGTACCAGCTTACGTCAAGCCGCGCGCGCATCCAAGCGTTTCGAAGACCTTAAAAAGCCTCCATTCGAATTTTACGCCCATGGACGGTGGAGATGAATCCGTTACAAATGACCTTGCTTACGTGTGCGGCGGGCTTCTAGCCCCTGGCGTGATAAGAGTCAATGGTGCGGCAAAAAAGCGCTCCAAACGTGATCACGCGCACCGCTCAGAAGACTGACAACCTGGCGAGCGCCTTCTTTTCGCGGCGTCTCTGGACCGAGGAGGGGATGTTCATCGCCTCACGATATTTGGCGACAGTGCGGCGGGCGAGATCAACCCCGCTCTTTTTCAGATTGTCGACGATGTCGTCATCGGAAAGCACCGCCTCGGCGGCCTCCTGTGCGATCATGGTCTTGATGCGGTGACGCACCGCTTCCGCCGAATGGCTGTCGCCGCCTTCAACCGCGCTGATCGAGACGCTGAAGAAATATTTGAGCTCGAACAGCCCGCGCGGCGTCAGCATGTATTTCTTCGATGTCACCCGGCTGACGGTGGATTCGTGCATCTTGATGGCGTCGGCCACCGTCTTGAGGTTCAGCGGGCGCAGATGATCGACGCCATTGACGAGAAAGGCGTCCTGCTGGCGCACGATCTCGGTCGCTACCTTCATGATCGTCCGGGCGCGCTGGTCGAGGCTGCGGGTCAGCCAGTGAGCTGTCTGCATGCATTCGGAGAGGAAATCCTGGTCCTCTCCTGCGCGCGCCTTGTGTTTCGAAACCTCGGCAAAGTAGCTCTGGTTGATGAGCACGCGCGGCAGGGTTTCGGGATTTATCTCCACAAGCCAGCCGCCGGATGAGGAGGCTCGAACGATGATATCAGGGACGATCGTCTCCGAAACGGTCGAATCATAACCCGCGCCGGGACGCGGATTGAGCGTCCGGATTTCCGCCAGCATGTCGAGAAGATCCTCTTCATCGACCCCGCAGAGTTTTTTCAGGGACGCGAAGTCGCGCTTGGCCAGAAGCTCCAGATTGTCGATCAAGGCCCGCATTGCCGGATCGAGCCGATCCCTCTGGGCGAGCTGGATTGCCAGACATTCGCTCAAGGAACGGGAAAACACGCCCGGAGGATCGAAGCCCTGAAGGGTCTTTAAAACATGCTCCACCGCCGCCGGCGCCGTTCCCAGCCGGTCGGCGACATCATCGACGGCATCCGCTGCGATATATCCGGTTTCGTCGAGCTGGCCGATCAGCGCATCGGCGATCATGCGGTCCTCGGTGGAGGATATGGCCAGCGGTAATTGCTGACTGAGATGGTCACCAAGGCTCTGTTTCGCGGCGACGAAATCGTCAAGATCATAGCTTTCGCCGGATTCCTGCCCGGGCATGGATTTCCACTGGCTTGCCAGTTCGGGCGCATCGGCCTTTCTGGGCTCGGCATCATCAGGGAAGACATTTTCGAAGCTGGTATCGAGTTGTTCGCCGAGATTTGCGGCGCGGTCGCCGTACCA is a window from the Agrobacterium tumefaciens genome containing:
- the rph gene encoding ribonuclease PH, producing the protein MRPSGRKTDQMRKVSFERNFSKHAEGSCLVKFGDTHVLVTASLEEKTPPWLRNSGKGWVTAEYGMLPRSTHERMKREAAAGKQGGRTQEIQRLIGRSLRAVVDLQALGERQISIDCDVIQADGGTRTASITGAWIALHDCLKWIETRNMIKVEKVLKDHIAAISCGIFAKQPVIDLDYLEDSSAETDANFVITGSGGIVEVQGTAEGAPFSEEEFLTLLGLAKAGCSELVALQKQAIA
- the hrcA gene encoding heat-inducible transcriptional repressor HrcA codes for the protein MGFSAPLSKDQALLLDERSREIFRRIVEGYLDTGEPLGSRSLSRLLPMSLSPASVRNVMSDLEELGLIYSPHISAGRLPTQTGLRFFVDAFMQVGDLPADERANIDRQIGPVAGHEQSLEGLLTEASRMLSGMSRGAGLVLTAKNDVILKHVEFIRLEPTKALAVLVGDHNQVENRIIELPAGISSSQLTEAANFINAHLSGQTLQELRGQFQTQRAELQSELGTLAQDLIERGLAVWAGDNEEGKLGRLIVRGRSNLLEGLAGEEDIDRVRLLFDDLERKENLIEILNLAESGSGVRIFIGSENKLFSLSGSSLIVAPYRDDDNRVVGAVGVIGPTRLNYARIVPMVDYTAQIMARLSRKQR
- the grpE gene encoding nucleotide exchange factor GrpE translates to MTDDTKKPGPDADIAEEFLDPALAGEEPTDAAEPDPVELLKAENADLRDKFLRLAAEMDNLRRRTERDVKDAKAYSLAGFARDMLAVSDNLRRALEAIPDELKTNGEAGLNGLIEGVEMTERSMLSTLERHGVKKIDAEGQKFDPNFHQAMFEIPNPAVPNNTVLQVIQAGFTIGDRVLRPAMVGVAKGGPKAETAASAEPGTASLNEKDA
- the ptsN gene encoding PTS IIA-like nitrogen regulatory protein PtsN, producing the protein MALADLLQQDAIIPALKVNSKKQLLQELAAKAARITGVSEREVFDVILQREKLGSTGVGHGIAIPHGKLASIHQITGVFARLETPVDFEALDDQPVDLVFLLLAPEGAGADHLKALSRIARALRDPELVAKLRATDSDTAIYAFLNQEQATAA
- the hpf gene encoding ribosome hibernation-promoting factor, HPF/YfiA family, with product MSVRVSGKHMEIGESFRQRIEDNIGLAVTKYFDGGYSGQVTVEKSGSRFAADCKLHLDTGVVLHAAGQANDPQASFDAAAERIEKRLRRYKRKLKDHHNGSNGVSQEIAYTVMDAVPDEDHEVPEDYAPTIVAESSKQIKTMSVASAVMALDMTDEPVLLFRSPGKEYLNIVYRRHDGNIGWIDAETIKS
- the rpoN gene encoding RNA polymerase factor sigma-54 — protein: MALSASLLLRQNQSLVMTPQLMQSIQLLQMTHFELTQFIAQEVERNPLLEIAANDGDLGSDIPDTADNFGDADGEASDKNPTVTADSDDWYGDRAANLGEQLDTSFENVFPDDAEPRKADAPELASQWKSMPGQESGESYDLDDFVAAKQSLGDHLSQQLPLAISSTEDRMIADALIGQLDETGYIAADAVDDVADRLGTAPAAVEHVLKTLQGFDPPGVFSRSLSECLAIQLAQRDRLDPAMRALIDNLELLAKRDFASLKKLCGVDEEDLLDMLAEIRTLNPRPGAGYDSTVSETIVPDIIVRASSSGGWLVEINPETLPRVLINQSYFAEVSKHKARAGEDQDFLSECMQTAHWLTRSLDQRARTIMKVATEIVRQQDAFLVNGVDHLRPLNLKTVADAIKMHESTVSRVTSKKYMLTPRGLFELKYFFSVSISAVEGGDSHSAEAVRHRIKTMIAQEAAEAVLSDDDIVDNLKKSGVDLARRTVAKYREAMNIPSSVQRRREKKALARLSVF